From a region of the Cucumis sativus cultivar 9930 chromosome 6, Cucumber_9930_V3, whole genome shotgun sequence genome:
- the LOC101205268 gene encoding uncharacterized protein LOC101205268 produces the protein MASLPIAFSPAAGRVFAATAAKGAGESKKEKGLLDWIIGSLNKDQLLETDPVLQKVEGKDAASGNGTGSVRGGRKNSVQVPPKKNGGGFGGLFAKKD, from the coding sequence ATGGCCTCTCTTCCAATCGCATTCTCTCCGGCCGCCGGACGCGTATTCGCAGCCACCGCGGCCAAAGGCGCCGGCGaaagcaagaaagaaaagggcCTTCTTGATTGGATCATCGGCAGCTTGAATAAGGATCAGCTTCTTGAAACCGACCCTGTTCTTCAAAAAGTCGAAGGCAAGGACGCCGCCTCCGGTAACGGCACCGGCTCCGTCCGCGGTGGCCGAAAGAATTCCGTCCAAGTCCCCCCGAAGAAGAACGGCGGCGGGTTTGGTGGTCTCTTTGCCAAGAAAGACTGA